CAGTTTCCCCGAGGGGCTGCCAGTATCAGAGCGGGTGGAAGACATCGGGAAAGCGATTGAGAACCATCAGGTTGTCATCATCGCCGGTGAAACCGGATCGGGCAAAACTACCCAGATTCCTAAAATCTGCATGAATCGTGGTCGCGGCATCCGGGGGTTGATCGGTCATACTCAGCCACGTCGAATTGCCGCGCGCAGTGTTGCTGCCCGGATTGCGGAAGAGTTGGGTGAACAGACGGGGCAGCAAATTGGCTATCAGGTCCGCTTCACCGACACCACATCGGAACAGTCCCGGGTCAAGGTGATGACAGACGGGATCTTGCTGGCGGAAATTCAGCATGACCGCTTTCTCGACCGTTACGATACGCTGATCATCGATGAGGCACATGAGCGCAGTCTCAATATCGATTTTCTGTTGGGTTACTTGAGACAGCTGCTGCCCAAGCGCCCGGACCTCAAAGTGATTATTACCTCAGCCACCATTGAGGTAGAGCGGTTCAGCGAATTTTTTGATCAGGCACCGGTCATCGAAGTCAGCGGGCGCACTTACCCGGTAGACATTCGTTATCGCCCTTTAACCGGCGATGAAGACGACCGTGACCAGGGCTGGACAGACGGTGTAATCGGAGCTCTGGACGAAATCGAACAGCATGAGCGTTCGGAGAAGCAGCCCCCCGGGGACGTGTTGGTCTTCCTGCCGGGAGAGCGAGAAATCCGGAACCTTAGCAAGGTGCTTCGGCACGTGGATCTCAAGCACACAGAAGTTTTGCCTCTGTATTCACGGCTGAGTAACCAGGAACAGAACCGGATTTTCCAGTCCCACCGTGGGCGTAGAATTGTGTTGTCCACCAACGTTGCCGAGACCTCCCTGACGGTGCCGGGTATCCGTTATGTGATCGATACCGGTGTAGCCCGGATCAGCCGTTACAGTGTACGTTCGAAAATCCAGCGTCTGCCCATCGAGCCAGTCTCACAGGCCAGTGCGAATCAGCGGGCAGGGCGGTGTGGTCGGGTCGCTCCGGGTATCTGCTTCCGGCTCTACGACGAGACCGACTTCATCAATCGGCCGGAGTACACTGACCCGGAAGTCCTTCGGACCAACCTCGCATCCGTTATCCTGCAAATGGCGACCTCTGGCCTGGGTGAGATTCGCAACTTTCCGTTCCTGGAATCTCCCGATAGCCGCCAGGTGAACGATGGCTACAAGCTCCTTGAAGAGCTCAGTGCGGTCGACGACAAACGGCGTGTGACCAGGCTGGGCCAGACCATGGCGCGGCTGCCTCTGGATCCGCGCCTGGCCCGTATGCTGGTGACCTCTGCGGATCATGGCAGTTTGGCTGAAACCCTGATCATTATCGCTGGCCTGAGTGTCCAGGACCCCCGGGAACGGCCGCAGGACAAACAGCAGGCGGCGGACCAGGCGCATGCCCCGTTTAACGATAAAGACTCGGATTTTGTGACGCTGCTGAATATCTGGAACTTTTATGAGGAGCAGCGCCAGGAACTGTCCCATAACCAGATGAAGAAAGTCTGCCAGAAGAGTTTTCTGAGCTGGATGCGCATGCGGGAATGGCGGGATATTCATCGCCAGCTCACCCTGATTTGCCGGGAACAAAAGCTCACCTTTAACAAGGATGTCGCCAGTTATGATGCTGTGCATAAGGCCATTCTTGCCGGGCTCCTTGGGCAGATAGCCGTCAAGGTCGAGAAGAAAGAGTATCTGGCTACGCGCAACCGCAAAGTGATGATTTTCCCTGGCTCCAAGGTAGCCAAAACAGGCCCAAAATGGATTGTGGCGACAGAGATTGTCGAAACCAGCCGGGTGTTTGCGCGTATGGTCGCGGCAATCCAGCCGGAGTGGATTGAGCCTCTCGCAGGCCATGTGGTAAAGCATCATTTTTTCGAACCGCACTGGGAACAGAAGCGGGCTCAGGTCATGGGTTACGAAAAGGTGACCCTCTACGGCCTTGATGTGGTGCCCAAACGTCGCATTCCCTACAGCAAGGTAGACCCTGCCGAGTGCCGGAACCTGTTTATAAGGCGGGCCCTGGTGGAGGGCGACTACCGCTCGAAAGCGCCGTTTATTGTTCGTAACCGGGAGATGCTGGATACCGTCGAAAATCTGGAAAAGAAAACCCGGCGCAGGGATCTGCTGGTAGACGATGAAGTGTTGGTCGAATTTTACGACCAGCGTTTACCAACCGACATCGTAAGTGGGCGGCATTTTGAAACCTGGTGGAAAGGCCTGTCGTCCCAAGAGCTGAAGGCTCTTGAACTTACCGAACAGGACATCCTTCAAAGGCCGGTGGATGCGCAAGCTGCGGAACTCTATCCGGATTATCTGGAGTGGGAGGGCGTCCGCTACCCACTCAGTTACGAGTTCGAACCGACCAGCGAACGGGATGGGGTGACGCTTCAGGTTCCGCTGATGGCGCTCAGGCAGATTCCATCACGGCGTCTGGAGTGGCTCGTGCCGGGATTGCTGCGGGAAAAATGCATAGCGTTAGTAAAGGGGCTGCCCAAATCCTTGCGCAGGAATTTCGTCCCGGTACCGGATTTTGTCGACGCGGCACTGGCCAATATGCAGCCCTCCAATGAGCCACTGGCGCTTCAGCTGGGAGAACAACTCCGGCGCATGACTGGCGTGCGGATTGATCCGCAGGCCTGGCCTGAGTCTGAATTGCCCAGACATCTGCGCATGAACCTCCGGGTAATGGGAGATGGCGGCAAGGTGATGGCGGAAAGTCGGGAAACCGATGAGCTTCAGGGACAACTGGAGGGAAAAGCCGAGGAGGCGTTGGCGAGCGCAACCAGTGAAAACCCGGAAAATGAACTCTCGGGAGAGCATACCGACTGGCAATTCGGAGATTTACCGGAGCAGGTACAAACCGAAAAGGGCGGAATGAAGGTTACTGTGTATCCTGCACTGGAAGACCTTGGCAAAACCGTTTGTCAGATTCGCTGCCTTGACCGGTTGACGGCAGAGGATACAACTCGAAAGGGCGTTGCCCGGCTGATTCTGAATCGCTTTGGAAAGACTCTGGACGATCTGGACAGGAAGTTGCCCCGGTTCAGGCAGTCAGCCTTGATGTTTGCCCCCGTGGGCCAGGCAAAGGTACTGCTGGATGATCTGGTTCTGGCAACCGTTATGACGCACTTCCTCGGTGAGTCTGTGCCGCGGACGTCTGATGATTTTGACCGGTTGTTTGATCGGCATCGTGGAGACTTCATTCCTGCACTGGAAGAAGCAGACGAGCGCTTGTATCAGGCAATGTCTGGCTACCAGAAGGTCGCGAAGCGGCTCAAGGGAAAGATTAATCTGGCGCTTGCGAACAGCATGGCGGACCTCAAATTCCAGTTGCAGAATCTGGTTTATCCCGGATTTCTGGTGGCCACGCCGCCAGAATGGCTAGCCGAGTTCGGGCGTTATTTTGAGGCGGCGCTGATCCGGCTGGAGAAGATGCCCCGGGAAATGGGGCGGGAGCGGGAATTCCTGCACACAATTGAGGGCTTGTGGTCCCGGTACGCCAGCAAACGGGACGAGCAGCAACGCCAGGGGATACGCGATCCCGAGTTGACGGTATATCGCTGGATGCTGGAGGAGTACCGGGTCTCTTTCTTCGCGCAGCAGTTGGGTACCGCCATGACCGTTTCGATCAAGCGTCTGGACAAACAGTGGGAACTCACCCGGGTCTAGTATGATGGCAGGCCGGTTGCATCGATCCGGTGCTCACTGCACGGTTTGCTGGCGGGCAAATGCGAAAGACTGTGTTAGTATTTCCGACAGTACAATATTCAGGCATTTTGTTTTCATTACCATGACGTGGGGTTAGCGTGATTAAAGCCGTCATTAGCGGGACCGGTCTCTGCACACCGCCAGAAACCATTGATAACGACGAACTGGTGGAAGCGTTTAACCAGTATGTTGAGCTTCACAATGCGGAACATGCAGACGAGATCGCTCGCGGCGATATTGCTCCACTGCAGCCGTCTTCCTCGGCCTTTATCGAAAAGGCATCCGGCATCAAGCGCCGACATGTTATTGACAAGAAAGGCATCCTCGACCCGAACAGGATGACGCCTTACATTCCCGAGCGCACGAATGAGGCGCCCTCGGTTCAGTGTGAAATGGCCGTGGCGGCCTGTAACGAGGCACTGGAACAGGCAGGCAAGACGCCCGCTGACGTGGATGCGGTCATTGTGGCCTGCTCCAACATGCAGCGCGCCTATCCGGCTATCTCCGTGGAAGTTCAGGACGCACTGGGCGTTGACGGGTTTGCCTATGACATGAACGTTGCGTGCAGCTCCGCGACATTCGGGCTCCAGGCCGCGGTGAACTCTGTGGAGAACGGTGCTGCACGATCGGTACTGGTTGTCAGTCCTGAGATCTGCTCCGGGCACCTGAACTTCCGGGACCGTGACAGTCACTTTATCTTCGGCGATGCCTGCACGGCGATCCTGGTGGAGCGAGAAGAAGATACTCGTGAAGGACAGGGTTTCGAGATCCTTGGTACCAGCCTGAAGACCAAGTTCTCCAACAACATCCGCAACAATTTCGGCTTTCTGAACCGGGCGGATGAGGCTGGCATTGGCCAGCCGGACAAGCTGTTCGTGCAGCAGGGCCGTAAGGTTTTCAAGGAAGTCTCGCCGCTGGTTGCTGAAACCATTCTCAATCAGCTGCAGAACCTGTCACTGGCCCCTGATAATCTTCGTCGCATGTGGTTGCATCAGGCCAATCTCAACATGAATCAGTTGATCGCCCGGAAGGTTCTGGGGCGTGATGCCACAGAGGATGAAGCACCGGTTATCCTGGACGAGTACGCAAACACCAGCTCGGCGGGATCAATCATTGCCTTTCACAAGTTCAAGGATGACCTCAAGGCCGGCGACCTGGGGGTAATCTGCTCCTTCGGTGCCGGTTACTCCATCGGCAGCGTTGTGGTGCGCCGCCGCTGATCGTAGCTTTATCCGGCTGCCAGTTCCCTGAGGGTGTCTGGCAGCCTGGTGGCAGACCGCCTCTGGCGGTCGAACCAGACGATCTTTGCATACCCCTCAGCGTAGACGTCGCCGGTGTCGGAATCCGTCAGCACGTGGTAGGTATCCAGGCTGGTATTACCGGCCTTGTCGGCGTATGTTTTCACTACCACAGTAGCCGGGTGGCTCAGCTCCTTCAGAAATGTTGCGCTGGTCTTTATAATAACCGGCCCGGTCGGTTCTTCCGAACCTCCCAGACCCAGTGATGAAAGCCATACAATCCGGGCTTCCTCGAAGAAGCGGAAATAAACGGTATTGTTGGCATGGCCGTAAGCATCCATGTCGCCCCAACGCAGAGGCATGGTCAGGGTGCTCACGTGGTTTCCCGGTACTGACATAAAGTTCCTCTGGAACAACAGTTTGAATAAAAAAGAAAAAGCGCCGGTAGTTTTGACGAATCGTAACGATCTTAACAACTCAAGAGCTGATGATGAGACAAATTTTTTTCCGGCGCGGGCCTTGTGCCCTGATACTGATGACGTTTCTTTTCGCCCTGCCTATGGGCCAGGTTGCTGCGCAGGCGATGCAGGAGCCTGCTCCGAAGGGGTCGCCTGCGGTTGACGCGAAAGATCCGTACGAAAATTGGAACCGGAAGGTCTTCCGGTTTAATGAGACGGTTGATCGTTGGGCACTGAAGCCTGTGGCACAAATGTATCGTGATTTTATGCCCGGTTTTGCCGACAGGGCCATTACGAATTTTTTTAACAATCTGCAGGAAGTCAGGAATTTTACCAACAGTCTGTTGCAGCTTAAAGGCGAGTCTGCGGTGGTCGCGGCCGGGCGTTTCACCTACAACACAGTATTTGGTCTTGGTGGTCTTATTGACGTTGCGACCGCCTTCGATTTACCGGAAAGGCCCGAGGATTTTGGTCAGACTCTGGGTTATTGGGGAGCGGGCGCCGGGCCTTATCTGATGCTACCCCTTCTGGGCCCATCGAATCCGCGACATTTCGGCGGACTCGCCACTGATGGGTTTGTGCTTCCGTCTCTGTGGGACAATGTTGAGAGCCCCGAGACCTACTATGCCCGTGCACTGCAGATTGTGGATAAGCGGGCTGACCTTATTCCGGCCGAGAGCTTTATTTCCGGCGACCGTTACACCTTTGTCCGGAACGCTTTTCTTCAGCGCCGGGAGTTCCTTATTAATGATGGCAGGGTTGTGGAAGACCCCTTTGCCAGTGGTGATGATGAAGATCTGATGCTTGAGGGTTTCTAAGCAGGTCCCAGGAACGGATGAGGTCAGCGGTGATTAAGGATCCAAGGATTAACAAGTTTCGGAAGATGCTGGCGGAGGCACCAAATTATGAGGTTTGGAAAGCCGCGGCACTGGAACTGGATTTTCTGGAAGGTAATGCTGACTGGAAGGAGGATTTCGCTTCCGACCTCTACCATTACGAGGTTCTTTTCGACCGCCTGAGCAACCTCAAACAATACCGTCAGCAAAACGATTTCGACCGCCTTAAGCGGGCGTTACGGGAAGGGTTGCATCACGATCTCGGAAACATGGGTAATCCCGCCCTGTATACCCGTTCCAGGGTCGGCACCAAACACCTGATCGAGGAGTATATTACCCAGGTATGCGAAGCCCTCGACTTTCTCTGTGATCATCCGGTTCCCGGCTTCCCGATTGCCGACAAACTGCAGTTCTTTCGCGATACCCTCACCAGCTATGGCCGTCCCTCCTTGCTGCTGAGTGGCGGAGCGACCCTCGGCATGTTCCATTTTGGTGTTATCAAGGCGCTCTGGGAGAAGGGCCTGTTGCCCCAGGTGATTGCCGGCTCAAGTATCGGCGCCATCATTGCCGGCATTCTGGGCGTTCACACAGACGCCGAAGTTCCGGAAATGCTGGTTCCCGAAAACCATAACCTGAAAGCCTGGAAGTGGCGGGGGTTATTGAGTGCCGTGCGTGGCAATGGCCTGATGGATCAGGAGCAGCTTCGCTCCTGTCTTAGGGCGAACATCGGCGAGTACACGTTTGAGGAGGCCTACCAGCGTACCGGGCGCTCCCTGAACGTCAGTGTTTCGCCGGTCCAGGCGCATCAGAAAGCTCGCCTTTTGTGCGGTTATACTTCTCCCTATCTCACGGTTTGGAGTGCCGTGCTGGCCAGTGCTGCGGTACCGGGTATTTTCCCGCCGGTCACGTTGATGAAAAAAGATATCGATGGCAATACCCTGCCATACATGCCAAGGCTGAAGTTCGTAGATGGTTCGGTGGTGAGCGATCTGCCCATTGAACGCCTCATGCATTTGTACGATGTGAACTTCACCATTGTCAGCCAGACCAATCCGCATGTGGTGCCGTTCCTGAGCAACCGCGGGAAGGACGAGAAACTGTCGTTATCCGGATTGCCCATGCACCTTCTGAAGTCTGAAATCCAGTTTCATGGTCAGGGTGTTTTCGATTACCTGAGAAAGCGGCTGAAGCCGGAACTGTTACGGCAGATGTCCGGCCAGCTCCACACCATAATGGCCCAGCGGTATTCGGGGGA
This Marinobacter salinus DNA region includes the following protein-coding sequences:
- the hrpA gene encoding ATP-dependent RNA helicase HrpA, yielding MTNTTTDTPNEPDLKPDGRAAIKAMMEQLGACNQQEAARIVKAVARTKGNPGQKDLEKMAGWLRRGLEKVQQRHALHRPASFPEGLPVSERVEDIGKAIENHQVVIIAGETGSGKTTQIPKICMNRGRGIRGLIGHTQPRRIAARSVAARIAEELGEQTGQQIGYQVRFTDTTSEQSRVKVMTDGILLAEIQHDRFLDRYDTLIIDEAHERSLNIDFLLGYLRQLLPKRPDLKVIITSATIEVERFSEFFDQAPVIEVSGRTYPVDIRYRPLTGDEDDRDQGWTDGVIGALDEIEQHERSEKQPPGDVLVFLPGEREIRNLSKVLRHVDLKHTEVLPLYSRLSNQEQNRIFQSHRGRRIVLSTNVAETSLTVPGIRYVIDTGVARISRYSVRSKIQRLPIEPVSQASANQRAGRCGRVAPGICFRLYDETDFINRPEYTDPEVLRTNLASVILQMATSGLGEIRNFPFLESPDSRQVNDGYKLLEELSAVDDKRRVTRLGQTMARLPLDPRLARMLVTSADHGSLAETLIIIAGLSVQDPRERPQDKQQAADQAHAPFNDKDSDFVTLLNIWNFYEEQRQELSHNQMKKVCQKSFLSWMRMREWRDIHRQLTLICREQKLTFNKDVASYDAVHKAILAGLLGQIAVKVEKKEYLATRNRKVMIFPGSKVAKTGPKWIVATEIVETSRVFARMVAAIQPEWIEPLAGHVVKHHFFEPHWEQKRAQVMGYEKVTLYGLDVVPKRRIPYSKVDPAECRNLFIRRALVEGDYRSKAPFIVRNREMLDTVENLEKKTRRRDLLVDDEVLVEFYDQRLPTDIVSGRHFETWWKGLSSQELKALELTEQDILQRPVDAQAAELYPDYLEWEGVRYPLSYEFEPTSERDGVTLQVPLMALRQIPSRRLEWLVPGLLREKCIALVKGLPKSLRRNFVPVPDFVDAALANMQPSNEPLALQLGEQLRRMTGVRIDPQAWPESELPRHLRMNLRVMGDGGKVMAESRETDELQGQLEGKAEEALASATSENPENELSGEHTDWQFGDLPEQVQTEKGGMKVTVYPALEDLGKTVCQIRCLDRLTAEDTTRKGVARLILNRFGKTLDDLDRKLPRFRQSALMFAPVGQAKVLLDDLVLATVMTHFLGESVPRTSDDFDRLFDRHRGDFIPALEEADERLYQAMSGYQKVAKRLKGKINLALANSMADLKFQLQNLVYPGFLVATPPEWLAEFGRYFEAALIRLEKMPREMGREREFLHTIEGLWSRYASKRDEQQRQGIRDPELTVYRWMLEEYRVSFFAQQLGTAMTVSIKRLDKQWELTRV
- a CDS encoding beta-ketoacyl-ACP synthase III, with product MIKAVISGTGLCTPPETIDNDELVEAFNQYVELHNAEHADEIARGDIAPLQPSSSAFIEKASGIKRRHVIDKKGILDPNRMTPYIPERTNEAPSVQCEMAVAACNEALEQAGKTPADVDAVIVACSNMQRAYPAISVEVQDALGVDGFAYDMNVACSSATFGLQAAVNSVENGAARSVLVVSPEICSGHLNFRDRDSHFIFGDACTAILVEREEDTREGQGFEILGTSLKTKFSNNIRNNFGFLNRADEAGIGQPDKLFVQQGRKVFKEVSPLVAETILNQLQNLSLAPDNLRRMWLHQANLNMNQLIARKVLGRDATEDEAPVILDEYANTSSAGSIIAFHKFKDDLKAGDLGVICSFGAGYSIGSVVVRRR
- a CDS encoding acyl-CoA thioesterase → MSVPGNHVSTLTMPLRWGDMDAYGHANNTVYFRFFEEARIVWLSSLGLGGSEEPTGPVIIKTSATFLKELSHPATVVVKTYADKAGNTSLDTYHVLTDSDTGDVYAEGYAKIVWFDRQRRSATRLPDTLRELAAG
- a CDS encoding VacJ family lipoprotein codes for the protein MRQIFFRRGPCALILMTFLFALPMGQVAAQAMQEPAPKGSPAVDAKDPYENWNRKVFRFNETVDRWALKPVAQMYRDFMPGFADRAITNFFNNLQEVRNFTNSLLQLKGESAVVAAGRFTYNTVFGLGGLIDVATAFDLPERPEDFGQTLGYWGAGAGPYLMLPLLGPSNPRHFGGLATDGFVLPSLWDNVESPETYYARALQIVDKRADLIPAESFISGDRYTFVRNAFLQRREFLINDGRVVEDPFASGDDEDLMLEGF
- a CDS encoding DUF3336 domain-containing protein; this encodes MIKDPRINKFRKMLAEAPNYEVWKAAALELDFLEGNADWKEDFASDLYHYEVLFDRLSNLKQYRQQNDFDRLKRALREGLHHDLGNMGNPALYTRSRVGTKHLIEEYITQVCEALDFLCDHPVPGFPIADKLQFFRDTLTSYGRPSLLLSGGATLGMFHFGVIKALWEKGLLPQVIAGSSIGAIIAGILGVHTDAEVPEMLVPENHNLKAWKWRGLLSAVRGNGLMDQEQLRSCLRANIGEYTFEEAYQRTGRSLNVSVSPVQAHQKARLLCGYTSPYLTVWSAVLASAAVPGIFPPVTLMKKDIDGNTLPYMPRLKFVDGSVVSDLPIERLMHLYDVNFTIVSQTNPHVVPFLSNRGKDEKLSLSGLPMHLLKSEIQFHGQGVFDYLRKRLKPELLRQMSGQLHTIMAQRYSGDVTIAPSYSFRDYRRMLSNPDPAYVREMILAGERATWPKISMIRSHARISKTLERCVRRLKQQNRRTAELRLISNADRDFLG